The Mastacembelus armatus chromosome 9, fMasArm1.2, whole genome shotgun sequence genome contains a region encoding:
- the agtpbp1 gene encoding cytosolic carboxypeptidase 1 isoform X6, with protein sequence MNKPKMATEKGVPSNSRVLMLLGQLERMNGEAMVKDADMARQITAKILHLIQTQEKSGKEVMSKGSSGMEVILASLENIRDVQTTLNILCILSELLTVGRGRRVGVFVSKGGTGILFQLLITASKEMPPSEELMLQLHSLLAKVGSKDRKFGVKARLSGALNVTVNLMKQNLQNTKLLLPCLQVLRVYSTNSVNAIYLGKNAVVELMFKIVAPYSKKNTSLLKVALDALGALLKSKTNARRAVDGGHVPILLAVYLDWHRNDTRHRHMLIRKGLLVCLRNITNIKLGRKAFIEADGMRVLYNTSTECLPVRTLDPLVNTSSLIMRKCFPKNRLPLPTIKSAFCYQLPHIPAVGPVAQLYSQPPGVDDVVDESDDNEETEADTENDTENEEDEKDHRTANDDIETDLNKLHPKKSPSRPFEELRAYERFFVELSEDFQGYNFECSKSASTTSSSFSSSSASSRSTRPIIVPTAQALSPKHAPVPHSPEECNTTEGQHTQLSPPVPTPPPAPLTPLELDAIHLTKDQDRKEKAYIPSPDGHTTLSSLSRPSSQGQRIEQELAHVLECVALEEEGALNTEERIRGVKQEESPVSATRHIQSPLLLGGIASRRVGGGGSNWGSDCGSEGAEDEGGEGAVLEVPDTALLLPLHDPDLYVEMVEGTHSVPQYAEVAYPDYFGHVAPTFREPLLERVYGVQRSKIFQDIERLIHPNDILDKVVYDLDIPSGPVIEDDGESLRFNSQFESGNLRKAVQIRKYEYDLVLNSDINSNHYHQWFYFEVSGMRVGTTYRLNIINCEKSNSQFNYGMQVLMYSVQEAISGRPRWVRTGADICYYKNHFARSSIAAGGQKGKSYYTMTFSTSFSHKDDVCYFAYHYPYTYSTLKMHLSKLEALRTPQIYLRQDVLCETLGGNSCPLLTITAMPESHSNDHICQFRNRPLIFLSARVHPGETNASWVMKGTLEFLMGTSPLAASLREAYIFKIVPMLNPDGVVNGNHRCSLSGEDLNRQWQSPNPELHPTIFHTKSLLQYLAHIQRAPLVFCDYHGHSRKKNVFMYGCSIKETVWQSNISATSSDLQEDLGYRALPKILSQIAPAFSIASCSFVVERSKESTARVVVWREIGVQRSYTMESTLCGCDQGKYKGLHIGTRELEEMGAHFCVALLRLKRLTGLRNHQHLLDLESDIIGTQTKVVNCPTTYVMEEDEPSCLEAIDYSAESNDEDAEPEHEHGSEVHEIPDHLDQLSDSETNHRN encoded by the exons AGAAGAGCGGGAAAGAGGTGATGTCCAAAGGCTCCAGTGGGATGGAGGTCATCCTGGCTTCCCTGGAG AACATCCGGGATGTCCAGACCACTCTGAACATCCTGTGCATTCTCAGTGAGCTGCTGACTGTAG GCAGAGGACGCAGGGTGGGAGTCTTTGTGTCCAAAGGAGGAACAGGAATATTATTCCAGCTTCTGATCACTGCCAGTAAAGAGATGCCTCCCAGTGAAGAGCTCATGCTACAGCTTCACTCACTACTAGCTAAGGTCGGCTCTAAAG ACAGAAAGTTTGGAGTGAAGGCGCGTTTGAGTGGAGCTCTGAACGTCACAGTCAACCTAATGAAACAGAACTTACAGAATACTAAACTGCTTCTGCCCTGCCTGCAGGTTCTCAGGGTTTACTCTACCAACT CGGTGAATGCTATTTATTTGGGTAAGAATGCAGTGGTGGAACTCATGTTCAAGATTGTAGCACCATACAGCAAGAAGAACACCAGCCTGCTCAA GGTAGCTCTGGATGCACTGGGAGCACTGCTCAAATCCA aaacaaatgccCGTCGTGCAGTGGACGGTGGACATGTGCCTATCTTACTTGCTGTGTACTTAGATTGGCATCGCAATGACACACGGCATCGCCATATGCTGATTCGTAAAGGGCTGCTGGTCTGCCTCAGGAACATCACCAACATCAAACTTGGCAGGAAAGCATTCATAGAGGCTGATGGCATGAGAGTTCTTTACAACACATCCACT GAATGTCTCCCAGTTCGGACTCTGGATCCTCTGGTCAACACTTCAAGTCTAATCATGAGAAAGTGTTTTCCTAAGAACCGTCTACCTCTGCCCACTATCAAATCAGCTTTCTGCTACCAGTTGCCGCATATACCTGCTGTAGGGCCTGTGGCACAGCTGTACAGCCAGCCTCCTGGGG TGGATGATGTGGTGGATGAAAGTGATGATAACGAGGAGACAGAGGCAGATACGGAGAACGATACTGAGAATGAAGAGGATGAGAAGGATCATCGCACTGCA AATGATGATATAGAGACAGACCTAAACAAACTACATCCCAAGAAAAGTCCTAGCCGCCCATTTGAGGAGTTGAGGGCCTATGAGAGGTTCTTTGTGGAGCTATCTGAAGACTTTCAG GGGTACAACTTTGAATGTTCAAAGAGTGCTTCTACCACATCTTCATCCTTCTCCTCATCATCAGCCTCATCTCGATCCACTCGGCCAATCATAGTGCCCACAGCTCAAGCCCTGTCCCCAAAGCATGCCCCTGTACCGCATTCCCCAGAGGAGTGCAACACTACTGAAGGACAACACACTCAGTTGTCTCCCCCTGTTCCCACTCCTCCCCCTGCTCCTCTAACACCACTTGAACTGGATGCCATCCACCTCACCAAGGAccaagacagaaaagagaaagccTACATTCCTTCCCCAGATGGACATACAACCTTGTCCTCCCTCAGCAGGCCTTCTTCTCAAGGGCAGAGGATAGAACAGGAACTAGCGCATGTGTTAGAGTGTGTTGCTCTAGAAGAGGAGGGGGCTCTGAATACAGAAGAAAGAATACGGGGAGTCAAACAAGAAGAATCTCCAGTCAGTGCCACAAGACACATACAGTCTCCTTTGCTCTTAGGAGGTATCGCTTCACGTCGtgtgggaggaggaggcagTAACTGGGGCTCAGATTGTGGCTCAGAGGGTGCTGAGGATGAGGGAGGGGAAGGAGCTGTTCTGGAGGTACCAGACACAGCCCTCCTCCTTCCACTGCATGACCCTGACCTTTATGTGGAGATGGTGGAGGGAACTCACTCTGTACCACAGTATGCTGAAGTGGCTTACCCAGATTACTTTGGCCATGTAGCCCCAACATTTAGGGAACCCCTGCTGGAGAGAGTTTATGGTGTACAAAG GTCCAAGATATTCCAAGACATTGAGAGGTTGATTCATCCTAATGATATTTTGGATAAAGTAGTTTATGACCTCGACATTCCTAG CGGCCCCGTGATTGAAGATGATGGTGAATCGTTAAGGTTCAACTCTCAGTTTGAGTCTGGTAATCTCAGGAAGGCAGTTCAGATTAGGAA ATATGAGTATGACCTTGTATTGAATTCAGACATCAACAGCAATCACTATCACCAGTGGTTCTATTTTGAGGTGAGCGGCATGCGTGTTGGAACTACCTACCGCCTTAACATCATCAACTGTGAGAAGTCAAACAGCCAGTTCAACTATG gcATGCAGGTGCTGATGTACTCTGTGCAGGAGGCGATCAGTGGCAGGCCTCGCTGGGTCCGAACAGGAGCAGACATCTGTTACTACAA GAATCATTTTGCAAGGAGTTCCATTGCAGCTGGTGGTCAGAAAGGAAAGTCCTATTACACAATGACCTTCAGCACAAGCTTCAGCCATAAGGATGACGTCTGCTACTTTGCCTATCACTATCCTTATACATACTCCACGCTTAAG ATGCACCTGTCCAAGCTTGAGGCTTTAAGGACTCCTCAGATCTACTTGAGACAAGATGTCCTGTGTGAAACCCTGGGTGGAAACAGCTGCCCTCTTCTAACTATCACTGCCATGCCAGAGTCCCACTCCAATGATCATATCTGTCAATTTA GGAATCGTCCATTGATCTTCCTGTCGGCTCGAGTGCATCCCGGCGAGACCAACGCCAGCTGGGTAATGAAGGGCACGCTGGAGTTCCTGATGGGTACAAGCCCGCTTGCAGCCAGCCTGAGAGAGGCCTACATCTTCAAGATAGTCCCCATGCTCAACCCTGATGGAGTTGTAAATGGAAA TCATCGTTGTTCTCTGAGTGGTGAGGATTTGAATCGCCAGTGGCAGAGCCCCAATCCTGAGCTCCACCCCACCATCTTCCACACTAAGAGCCTGCTGCAGTACCTTGCACACATACAAAGGGCACCACTG GTGTTCTGCGACTACCATGGTCATTCCAGAAAGAAGAACGTGTTCATGTACGGCTGCAGCATAAAGGAGACTGTCTGGCAATCCAATATCAGCGCTACATCCAGCGATCTTCAGGAAGATCTTGGATACagg GCACTTCCTAAGATCCTTTCTCAGATTGCCCCAGCCTTCAGCATCGCGAGCTGTAGCTTTGTTGTGGAGCGCTCCAAAGAGTCAACTGCTCGTGTTGTTGTATGGAGAGAGATAGGCGTACAACGCAGCTATACCATGGAAAGCACGCTCTGTGGGTGTGACCAAGGCAAATATAAG GGTCTTCATATTGGTACCAGAGAGCTGGAGGAGATGGGAGCTCATTTCTGTGTGGCCTTGCTGAGGCTAAAGAGGCTGACGGGGCTCCGCAACCACCAGCACCTGCTGGATCTGGAGAGCGATATCATTGGGACACAGACAAAAGTGGTCAA CTGCCCTACAACCTATGTGATGGAAGAGGATGAGCCATCCTGTCTGGAGGCAATAGACTACAGCGCAGAGAGTAACGATGAAGATGCTGAGCCTGAACACGAGCATGGCAGTGAAGTCCACGAGATCCCCGATCACCTCGATCAGTTGTCGGACTCTGAGACAAATCACAGAAACTAA
- the agtpbp1 gene encoding cytosolic carboxypeptidase 1 isoform X3 produces the protein MNKPKMATEKGVPSNSRVLMLLGQLERMNGEAMVKDADMARQITAKILHLIQTQEKSGKEVMSKGSSGMEVILASLENIRDVQTTLNILCILSELLTVGRGRRVGVFVSKGGTGILFQLLITASKEMPPSEELMLQLHSLLAKVGSKDRKFGVKARLSGALNVTVNLMKQNLQNTKLLLPCLQVLRVYSTNSVNAIYLGKNAVVELMFKIVAPYSKKNTSLLKVALDALGALLKSKTNARRAVDGGHVPILLAVYLDWHRNDTRHRHMLIRKGLLVCLRNITNIKLGRKAFIEADGMRVLYNTSTECLPVRTLDPLVNTSSLIMRKCFPKNRLPLPTIKSAFCYQLPHIPAVGPVAQLYSQPPGVCLTGRTSHQLSSKLLKKVDDVVDESDDNEETEADTENDTENEEDEKDHRTANDDIETDLNKLHPKKSPSRPFEELRAYERFFVELSEDFQGYNFECSKSASTTSSSFSSSSASSRSTRPIIVPTAQALSPKHAPVPHSPEECNTTEGQHTQLSPPVPTPPPAPLTPLELDAIHLTKDQDRKEKAYIPSPDGHTTLSSLSRPSSQGQRIEQELAHVLECVALEEEGALNTEERIRGVKQEESPVSATRHIQSPLLLGGIASRRVGGGGSNWGSDCGSEGAEDEGGEGAVLEVPDTALLLPLHDPDLYVEMVEGTHSVPQYAEVAYPDYFGHVAPTFREPLLERVYGVQRSKIFQDIERLIHPNDILDKVVYDLDIPSGPVIEDDGESLRFNSQFESGNLRKAVQIRKYEYDLVLNSDINSNHYHQWFYFEVSGMRVGTTYRLNIINCEKSNSQFNYGMQVLMYSVQEAISGRPRWVRTGADICYYKNHFARSSIAAGGQKGKSYYTMTFSTSFSHKDDVCYFAYHYPYTYSTLKMHLSKLEALRTPQIYLRQDVLCETLGGNSCPLLTITAMPESHSNDHICQFRNRPLIFLSARVHPGETNASWVMKGTLEFLMGTSPLAASLREAYIFKIVPMLNPDGVVNGNHRCSLSGEDLNRQWQSPNPELHPTIFHTKSLLQYLAHIQRAPLVFCDYHGHSRKKNVFMYGCSIKETVWQSNISATSSDLQEDLGYRALPKILSQIAPAFSIASCSFVVERSKESTARVVVWREIGVQRSYTMESTLCGCDQGKYKGLHIGTRELEEMGAHFCVALLRLKRLTGLRNHQHLLDLESDIIGTQTKVVNSCPTTYVMEEDEPSCLEAIDYSAESNDEDAEPEHEHGSEVHEIPDHLDQLSDSETNHRN, from the exons AGAAGAGCGGGAAAGAGGTGATGTCCAAAGGCTCCAGTGGGATGGAGGTCATCCTGGCTTCCCTGGAG AACATCCGGGATGTCCAGACCACTCTGAACATCCTGTGCATTCTCAGTGAGCTGCTGACTGTAG GCAGAGGACGCAGGGTGGGAGTCTTTGTGTCCAAAGGAGGAACAGGAATATTATTCCAGCTTCTGATCACTGCCAGTAAAGAGATGCCTCCCAGTGAAGAGCTCATGCTACAGCTTCACTCACTACTAGCTAAGGTCGGCTCTAAAG ACAGAAAGTTTGGAGTGAAGGCGCGTTTGAGTGGAGCTCTGAACGTCACAGTCAACCTAATGAAACAGAACTTACAGAATACTAAACTGCTTCTGCCCTGCCTGCAGGTTCTCAGGGTTTACTCTACCAACT CGGTGAATGCTATTTATTTGGGTAAGAATGCAGTGGTGGAACTCATGTTCAAGATTGTAGCACCATACAGCAAGAAGAACACCAGCCTGCTCAA GGTAGCTCTGGATGCACTGGGAGCACTGCTCAAATCCA aaacaaatgccCGTCGTGCAGTGGACGGTGGACATGTGCCTATCTTACTTGCTGTGTACTTAGATTGGCATCGCAATGACACACGGCATCGCCATATGCTGATTCGTAAAGGGCTGCTGGTCTGCCTCAGGAACATCACCAACATCAAACTTGGCAGGAAAGCATTCATAGAGGCTGATGGCATGAGAGTTCTTTACAACACATCCACT GAATGTCTCCCAGTTCGGACTCTGGATCCTCTGGTCAACACTTCAAGTCTAATCATGAGAAAGTGTTTTCCTAAGAACCGTCTACCTCTGCCCACTATCAAATCAGCTTTCTGCTACCAGTTGCCGCATATACCTGCTGTAGGGCCTGTGGCACAGCTGTACAGCCAGCCTCCTGGGG TGTGCCTTACAGGAAGAACAAGTCATCAGCTCAGCAGCAAGCTCTTAAAGAAGG TGGATGATGTGGTGGATGAAAGTGATGATAACGAGGAGACAGAGGCAGATACGGAGAACGATACTGAGAATGAAGAGGATGAGAAGGATCATCGCACTGCA AATGATGATATAGAGACAGACCTAAACAAACTACATCCCAAGAAAAGTCCTAGCCGCCCATTTGAGGAGTTGAGGGCCTATGAGAGGTTCTTTGTGGAGCTATCTGAAGACTTTCAG GGGTACAACTTTGAATGTTCAAAGAGTGCTTCTACCACATCTTCATCCTTCTCCTCATCATCAGCCTCATCTCGATCCACTCGGCCAATCATAGTGCCCACAGCTCAAGCCCTGTCCCCAAAGCATGCCCCTGTACCGCATTCCCCAGAGGAGTGCAACACTACTGAAGGACAACACACTCAGTTGTCTCCCCCTGTTCCCACTCCTCCCCCTGCTCCTCTAACACCACTTGAACTGGATGCCATCCACCTCACCAAGGAccaagacagaaaagagaaagccTACATTCCTTCCCCAGATGGACATACAACCTTGTCCTCCCTCAGCAGGCCTTCTTCTCAAGGGCAGAGGATAGAACAGGAACTAGCGCATGTGTTAGAGTGTGTTGCTCTAGAAGAGGAGGGGGCTCTGAATACAGAAGAAAGAATACGGGGAGTCAAACAAGAAGAATCTCCAGTCAGTGCCACAAGACACATACAGTCTCCTTTGCTCTTAGGAGGTATCGCTTCACGTCGtgtgggaggaggaggcagTAACTGGGGCTCAGATTGTGGCTCAGAGGGTGCTGAGGATGAGGGAGGGGAAGGAGCTGTTCTGGAGGTACCAGACACAGCCCTCCTCCTTCCACTGCATGACCCTGACCTTTATGTGGAGATGGTGGAGGGAACTCACTCTGTACCACAGTATGCTGAAGTGGCTTACCCAGATTACTTTGGCCATGTAGCCCCAACATTTAGGGAACCCCTGCTGGAGAGAGTTTATGGTGTACAAAG GTCCAAGATATTCCAAGACATTGAGAGGTTGATTCATCCTAATGATATTTTGGATAAAGTAGTTTATGACCTCGACATTCCTAG CGGCCCCGTGATTGAAGATGATGGTGAATCGTTAAGGTTCAACTCTCAGTTTGAGTCTGGTAATCTCAGGAAGGCAGTTCAGATTAGGAA ATATGAGTATGACCTTGTATTGAATTCAGACATCAACAGCAATCACTATCACCAGTGGTTCTATTTTGAGGTGAGCGGCATGCGTGTTGGAACTACCTACCGCCTTAACATCATCAACTGTGAGAAGTCAAACAGCCAGTTCAACTATG gcATGCAGGTGCTGATGTACTCTGTGCAGGAGGCGATCAGTGGCAGGCCTCGCTGGGTCCGAACAGGAGCAGACATCTGTTACTACAA GAATCATTTTGCAAGGAGTTCCATTGCAGCTGGTGGTCAGAAAGGAAAGTCCTATTACACAATGACCTTCAGCACAAGCTTCAGCCATAAGGATGACGTCTGCTACTTTGCCTATCACTATCCTTATACATACTCCACGCTTAAG ATGCACCTGTCCAAGCTTGAGGCTTTAAGGACTCCTCAGATCTACTTGAGACAAGATGTCCTGTGTGAAACCCTGGGTGGAAACAGCTGCCCTCTTCTAACTATCACTGCCATGCCAGAGTCCCACTCCAATGATCATATCTGTCAATTTA GGAATCGTCCATTGATCTTCCTGTCGGCTCGAGTGCATCCCGGCGAGACCAACGCCAGCTGGGTAATGAAGGGCACGCTGGAGTTCCTGATGGGTACAAGCCCGCTTGCAGCCAGCCTGAGAGAGGCCTACATCTTCAAGATAGTCCCCATGCTCAACCCTGATGGAGTTGTAAATGGAAA TCATCGTTGTTCTCTGAGTGGTGAGGATTTGAATCGCCAGTGGCAGAGCCCCAATCCTGAGCTCCACCCCACCATCTTCCACACTAAGAGCCTGCTGCAGTACCTTGCACACATACAAAGGGCACCACTG GTGTTCTGCGACTACCATGGTCATTCCAGAAAGAAGAACGTGTTCATGTACGGCTGCAGCATAAAGGAGACTGTCTGGCAATCCAATATCAGCGCTACATCCAGCGATCTTCAGGAAGATCTTGGATACagg GCACTTCCTAAGATCCTTTCTCAGATTGCCCCAGCCTTCAGCATCGCGAGCTGTAGCTTTGTTGTGGAGCGCTCCAAAGAGTCAACTGCTCGTGTTGTTGTATGGAGAGAGATAGGCGTACAACGCAGCTATACCATGGAAAGCACGCTCTGTGGGTGTGACCAAGGCAAATATAAG GGTCTTCATATTGGTACCAGAGAGCTGGAGGAGATGGGAGCTCATTTCTGTGTGGCCTTGCTGAGGCTAAAGAGGCTGACGGGGCTCCGCAACCACCAGCACCTGCTGGATCTGGAGAGCGATATCATTGGGACACAGACAAAAGTGGTCAA CAGCTGCCCTACAACCTATGTGATGGAAGAGGATGAGCCATCCTGTCTGGAGGCAATAGACTACAGCGCAGAGAGTAACGATGAAGATGCTGAGCCTGAACACGAGCATGGCAGTGAAGTCCACGAGATCCCCGATCACCTCGATCAGTTGTCGGACTCTGAGACAAATCACAGAAACTAA
- the agtpbp1 gene encoding cytosolic carboxypeptidase 1 isoform X4 → MPIWQGRSLQRYFISYRHRNSSGSEPGILKNTTSFSGSFGEFEHFHEMEYCYTRRYCQSVVSPDAPEKSGKEVMSKGSSGMEVILASLENIRDVQTTLNILCILSELLTVGRGRRVGVFVSKGGTGILFQLLITASKEMPPSEELMLQLHSLLAKVGSKDRKFGVKARLSGALNVTVNLMKQNLQNTKLLLPCLQVLRVYSTNSVNAIYLGKNAVVELMFKIVAPYSKKNTSLLKVALDALGALLKSKTNARRAVDGGHVPILLAVYLDWHRNDTRHRHMLIRKGLLVCLRNITNIKLGRKAFIEADGMRVLYNTSTECLPVRTLDPLVNTSSLIMRKCFPKNRLPLPTIKSAFCYQLPHIPAVGPVAQLYSQPPGVDDVVDESDDNEETEADTENDTENEEDEKDHRTANDDIETDLNKLHPKKSPSRPFEELRAYERFFVELSEDFQGYNFECSKSASTTSSSFSSSSASSRSTRPIIVPTAQALSPKHAPVPHSPEECNTTEGQHTQLSPPVPTPPPAPLTPLELDAIHLTKDQDRKEKAYIPSPDGHTTLSSLSRPSSQGQRIEQELAHVLECVALEEEGALNTEERIRGVKQEESPVSATRHIQSPLLLGGIASRRVGGGGSNWGSDCGSEGAEDEGGEGAVLEVPDTALLLPLHDPDLYVEMVEGTHSVPQYAEVAYPDYFGHVAPTFREPLLERVYGVQRSKIFQDIERLIHPNDILDKVVYDLDIPSGPVIEDDGESLRFNSQFESGNLRKAVQIRKYEYDLVLNSDINSNHYHQWFYFEVSGMRVGTTYRLNIINCEKSNSQFNYGMQVLMYSVQEAISGRPRWVRTGADICYYKNHFARSSIAAGGQKGKSYYTMTFSTSFSHKDDVCYFAYHYPYTYSTLKMHLSKLEALRTPQIYLRQDVLCETLGGNSCPLLTITAMPESHSNDHICQFRNRPLIFLSARVHPGETNASWVMKGTLEFLMGTSPLAASLREAYIFKIVPMLNPDGVVNGNHRCSLSGEDLNRQWQSPNPELHPTIFHTKSLLQYLAHIQRAPLVFCDYHGHSRKKNVFMYGCSIKETVWQSNISATSSDLQEDLGYRALPKILSQIAPAFSIASCSFVVERSKESTARVVVWREIGVQRSYTMESTLCGCDQGKYKGLHIGTRELEEMGAHFCVALLRLKRLTGLRNHQHLLDLESDIIGTQTKVVNSCPTTYVMEEDEPSCLEAIDYSAESNDEDAEPEHEHGSEVHEIPDHLDQLSDSETNHRN, encoded by the exons G AGAAGAGCGGGAAAGAGGTGATGTCCAAAGGCTCCAGTGGGATGGAGGTCATCCTGGCTTCCCTGGAG AACATCCGGGATGTCCAGACCACTCTGAACATCCTGTGCATTCTCAGTGAGCTGCTGACTGTAG GCAGAGGACGCAGGGTGGGAGTCTTTGTGTCCAAAGGAGGAACAGGAATATTATTCCAGCTTCTGATCACTGCCAGTAAAGAGATGCCTCCCAGTGAAGAGCTCATGCTACAGCTTCACTCACTACTAGCTAAGGTCGGCTCTAAAG ACAGAAAGTTTGGAGTGAAGGCGCGTTTGAGTGGAGCTCTGAACGTCACAGTCAACCTAATGAAACAGAACTTACAGAATACTAAACTGCTTCTGCCCTGCCTGCAGGTTCTCAGGGTTTACTCTACCAACT CGGTGAATGCTATTTATTTGGGTAAGAATGCAGTGGTGGAACTCATGTTCAAGATTGTAGCACCATACAGCAAGAAGAACACCAGCCTGCTCAA GGTAGCTCTGGATGCACTGGGAGCACTGCTCAAATCCA aaacaaatgccCGTCGTGCAGTGGACGGTGGACATGTGCCTATCTTACTTGCTGTGTACTTAGATTGGCATCGCAATGACACACGGCATCGCCATATGCTGATTCGTAAAGGGCTGCTGGTCTGCCTCAGGAACATCACCAACATCAAACTTGGCAGGAAAGCATTCATAGAGGCTGATGGCATGAGAGTTCTTTACAACACATCCACT GAATGTCTCCCAGTTCGGACTCTGGATCCTCTGGTCAACACTTCAAGTCTAATCATGAGAAAGTGTTTTCCTAAGAACCGTCTACCTCTGCCCACTATCAAATCAGCTTTCTGCTACCAGTTGCCGCATATACCTGCTGTAGGGCCTGTGGCACAGCTGTACAGCCAGCCTCCTGGGG TGGATGATGTGGTGGATGAAAGTGATGATAACGAGGAGACAGAGGCAGATACGGAGAACGATACTGAGAATGAAGAGGATGAGAAGGATCATCGCACTGCA AATGATGATATAGAGACAGACCTAAACAAACTACATCCCAAGAAAAGTCCTAGCCGCCCATTTGAGGAGTTGAGGGCCTATGAGAGGTTCTTTGTGGAGCTATCTGAAGACTTTCAG GGGTACAACTTTGAATGTTCAAAGAGTGCTTCTACCACATCTTCATCCTTCTCCTCATCATCAGCCTCATCTCGATCCACTCGGCCAATCATAGTGCCCACAGCTCAAGCCCTGTCCCCAAAGCATGCCCCTGTACCGCATTCCCCAGAGGAGTGCAACACTACTGAAGGACAACACACTCAGTTGTCTCCCCCTGTTCCCACTCCTCCCCCTGCTCCTCTAACACCACTTGAACTGGATGCCATCCACCTCACCAAGGAccaagacagaaaagagaaagccTACATTCCTTCCCCAGATGGACATACAACCTTGTCCTCCCTCAGCAGGCCTTCTTCTCAAGGGCAGAGGATAGAACAGGAACTAGCGCATGTGTTAGAGTGTGTTGCTCTAGAAGAGGAGGGGGCTCTGAATACAGAAGAAAGAATACGGGGAGTCAAACAAGAAGAATCTCCAGTCAGTGCCACAAGACACATACAGTCTCCTTTGCTCTTAGGAGGTATCGCTTCACGTCGtgtgggaggaggaggcagTAACTGGGGCTCAGATTGTGGCTCAGAGGGTGCTGAGGATGAGGGAGGGGAAGGAGCTGTTCTGGAGGTACCAGACACAGCCCTCCTCCTTCCACTGCATGACCCTGACCTTTATGTGGAGATGGTGGAGGGAACTCACTCTGTACCACAGTATGCTGAAGTGGCTTACCCAGATTACTTTGGCCATGTAGCCCCAACATTTAGGGAACCCCTGCTGGAGAGAGTTTATGGTGTACAAAG GTCCAAGATATTCCAAGACATTGAGAGGTTGATTCATCCTAATGATATTTTGGATAAAGTAGTTTATGACCTCGACATTCCTAG CGGCCCCGTGATTGAAGATGATGGTGAATCGTTAAGGTTCAACTCTCAGTTTGAGTCTGGTAATCTCAGGAAGGCAGTTCAGATTAGGAA ATATGAGTATGACCTTGTATTGAATTCAGACATCAACAGCAATCACTATCACCAGTGGTTCTATTTTGAGGTGAGCGGCATGCGTGTTGGAACTACCTACCGCCTTAACATCATCAACTGTGAGAAGTCAAACAGCCAGTTCAACTATG gcATGCAGGTGCTGATGTACTCTGTGCAGGAGGCGATCAGTGGCAGGCCTCGCTGGGTCCGAACAGGAGCAGACATCTGTTACTACAA GAATCATTTTGCAAGGAGTTCCATTGCAGCTGGTGGTCAGAAAGGAAAGTCCTATTACACAATGACCTTCAGCACAAGCTTCAGCCATAAGGATGACGTCTGCTACTTTGCCTATCACTATCCTTATACATACTCCACGCTTAAG ATGCACCTGTCCAAGCTTGAGGCTTTAAGGACTCCTCAGATCTACTTGAGACAAGATGTCCTGTGTGAAACCCTGGGTGGAAACAGCTGCCCTCTTCTAACTATCACTGCCATGCCAGAGTCCCACTCCAATGATCATATCTGTCAATTTA GGAATCGTCCATTGATCTTCCTGTCGGCTCGAGTGCATCCCGGCGAGACCAACGCCAGCTGGGTAATGAAGGGCACGCTGGAGTTCCTGATGGGTACAAGCCCGCTTGCAGCCAGCCTGAGAGAGGCCTACATCTTCAAGATAGTCCCCATGCTCAACCCTGATGGAGTTGTAAATGGAAA TCATCGTTGTTCTCTGAGTGGTGAGGATTTGAATCGCCAGTGGCAGAGCCCCAATCCTGAGCTCCACCCCACCATCTTCCACACTAAGAGCCTGCTGCAGTACCTTGCACACATACAAAGGGCACCACTG GTGTTCTGCGACTACCATGGTCATTCCAGAAAGAAGAACGTGTTCATGTACGGCTGCAGCATAAAGGAGACTGTCTGGCAATCCAATATCAGCGCTACATCCAGCGATCTTCAGGAAGATCTTGGATACagg GCACTTCCTAAGATCCTTTCTCAGATTGCCCCAGCCTTCAGCATCGCGAGCTGTAGCTTTGTTGTGGAGCGCTCCAAAGAGTCAACTGCTCGTGTTGTTGTATGGAGAGAGATAGGCGTACAACGCAGCTATACCATGGAAAGCACGCTCTGTGGGTGTGACCAAGGCAAATATAAG GGTCTTCATATTGGTACCAGAGAGCTGGAGGAGATGGGAGCTCATTTCTGTGTGGCCTTGCTGAGGCTAAAGAGGCTGACGGGGCTCCGCAACCACCAGCACCTGCTGGATCTGGAGAGCGATATCATTGGGACACAGACAAAAGTGGTCAA CAGCTGCCCTACAACCTATGTGATGGAAGAGGATGAGCCATCCTGTCTGGAGGCAATAGACTACAGCGCAGAGAGTAACGATGAAGATGCTGAGCCTGAACACGAGCATGGCAGTGAAGTCCACGAGATCCCCGATCACCTCGATCAGTTGTCGGACTCTGAGACAAATCACAGAAACTAA